Proteins from one Triticum aestivum cultivar Chinese Spring chromosome 7A, IWGSC CS RefSeq v2.1, whole genome shotgun sequence genomic window:
- the LOC123154643 gene encoding aspartic proteinase 36 — MRPSEVAAMVVVLLLATAAAAANQVMVLERVVPLKGVPLGDPRELDRARQARMGVVNVPVQGNANPFADEIYYTNVKLGNPPKEHTFQIDTGSDISWVACKGCRGCSTRSPLKIPIELYNPNSSSTSSRILCSDSSCTLADNSGSKVCHTSDSTSSLCGYNLTYGDGTGVSGYYVSDTMHLDTIMGNQHFANASASVVFGCTESLSGFIYIDGILAFGQQQLSIISQLNSLGVSPKKFSHCLKGSEEGGGIFLLGEIVEPRLVFTPLAGPHYNLNQEGIAINGQNLPIDSSLFATSNKQGPIVDSGTTLTYLLDEVYDGFVSAIVAGVSPSVRPLGTERVEKRDKCFLSSSSIDLLFPTVTLYFKGGAAMTMKPRNYLLLQGYVGNDTVWCIGWQSTKEIQNGHGITVLGDLALHDKIFVYDLEKMRFGWMDYNCSLINRNTRFGVSGASSYCSRLIPIGVAVVWLVSLLT, encoded by the exons ATGAGGCCATCAGAAGTGGCTGCCATGGTGGTGGTGTTGCTCCTGGCCACGGCGGCTGCAGCAGCTAACCAGGTGATGGTGCTGGAGCGGGTGGTGCCGCTCAAGGGGGTCCCACTGGGGGATCCCAGGGAGCTGGACAGGGCGAGGCAGGCGAGGATGGGTGTGGTAAATGTCCCTGTGCAGGGCAACGCCAACCCATTCGCTGATGA GATTTATTATACTAATGTGAAATTAGGAAACCCTCCAAAAGAACATACTTTCCAAATTGACACTGGAAGTGACATCTCGTGGGTTGCTTGCAAGGGCTGCAGGGGTTGCTCGACAAGAAGTCCTCTCAAG ATCCCAATAGAGTTATACAATCCCAACTCTTCATCGACATCGTCCAGAATACTATGCTCGGATAGTAGCTGTACACTTGCCGACAATTCAGGATCAAAAGTCTGCCATACCTCAGATTCCACAAGCAGTCTATGTGGTTATAATCTAACATATGGTGATGGAACTGGAGTGTCGGGTTATTACGTGTCTGACACTATGCATCTCGACACTATCATGGGAAATCAACATTTTGCCAATGCTTCTGCATCTGTTGTTTTTGG ATGTACCGAATCGCTATCAGGATTCATATATATAGATGGGATTCTGGCATTTGGACAGCAGCAACTTTCTATCATTTCACAACTGAACTCTTTGGGTGTATCCCCTAAAAAGTTCTCACATTGCTTGAAAGGTTCCGAAGAAGGTGGTGGCATTTTTCTTCTTGGTGAAATCGTGGAGCCAAGATTAGTATTTACTCCACTTGCAGg GCCTCATTACAACTTGAATCAGGAGGGCATTGCTATCAATGGCCAAAACCTGCCCATTGATTCTTCCTTGTTTGCAACATCAAATAAACAAGGACCAATAGTAGACTCAGGAACAACCCTAACATACCTTCTAGACGAAGTCTATGATGGATTTGTTAGTGCG ATAGTTGCAGGGGTCTCTCCATCTGTACGTCCTCTTGGCACCGAGCGGGTTGAGAAGAGGGACAAGTGTTTCCTTTCTTCTAGCAG CATTGACTTGTTATTTCCAACCGTCACACTATATTTTAAGGGAGGTGCTGCAATGACAATGAAGCCACGAAACTATCTTTTGCTGCAGGGTTATGTG GGCAATGATACTGTGTGGTGCATTGGCTGGCAAAGTACCAAGGAAATCCAGAATGGCCATGGAATCACTGTACTCGGAG ATCTTGCTTTACATGATAAGATATTTGTGTATGACTTAGAGAAGATGCGCTTCGGCTGGATGGACTACAATT GCTCCTTAATCAATAGGAACACCCGGTTTGGTGTGAGTGGCGCATCATCATACTGCAGCCGCTTGATACCTATTGGAGTGGCTGTTGTATGGTTGGTCAGCCTTCTCACGTAG
- the LOC123149231 gene encoding magnesium-chelatase subunit ChlI, chloroplastic yields the protein MAMASPFSQASAAAASPALPFSVSTSRPLSLTTAATAAVSARAPCRGSRGFRRGRFAVCNVAAPSAAELETKPAAAAKESQRPVYPFPAIVGQDEMKLCLLLNVIDPKIGGVMIMGDRGTGKSTTVRSLVDLLPDISVVVGDPFNSDPFDPEVMGPEVRDRLLKGEDLPVTTTKITMVDLPLGATEDRVCGTIDIEKALTEGVKAFEPGLLAKANRGILYVDEVNLLDDHLVDVLLDSAASGWNTVEREGISISHPARFILIGSGNPEEGELRPQLLDRFGMHAQVGTVRDAELRVKIVEERARFDKDPKTFRQSYLEEQGKLQDQITSARSNLGSVQLDHDLRVKISQVCSELNVDGLRGDIVTNRAAKALAALKGRDIVTVEDIATVIPNCLRHRLRKDPLESIDSGLLVVEKFYEVFG from the exons ATGGCCATGGCCTCCCCGTTCTCCCAGgcgtcggccgccgccgcctcgccggccctcCCCTTCTCCGTCTCCACCTCCCGCCCTCTCTCCCTCACCACCGCCGCAACCGCCGCCGTCTCAG CCCGGGCTCCGTGCAGGGGCAGCAGAGGATTCCGCCGCGGCCGCTTCGCCGTCTGCAATGTCGCTGCCCCCTCCGCCGCCGAGCTG GAGACCAAGCCGGCGGCGGCCGCGAAGGAGAGCCAGCGGCCGGTGTACCCGTTCCCGGCGATCGTGGGGCAGGACGAGATGAAGCTCTGCCTGCTGCTCAACGTCATCGACCCCAAGATCGGCGGCGTCATGATAATGGGCGACCGGGGCACCGGCAAGTCCACCACCGTCCGCTCCCTCGTCGACCTGCTCCCGGACATCAGCGTCGTGGTCGGCGACCCGTTCAACTCCGACCCCTTCGACCCCGAGGTCATGGGCCCCGAGGTCCGCGACCGCCTCCTCAAGGGCGAGGACCTTCCCGTCACCACCACCAAGATCACCATGGTCGACCTGCCCCTCGGCGCCACCGAGGACAGGGTGTGCGGCACCATCGACATTGAGAAGGCGCTCACCGAAGGTGTCAAGGCGTTCGAGCCAGGCCTGCTCGCCAAGGCCAACAGGGGGATACTGTATGTGGACGAGGTCAATCTGCTGGACGACCATCTGGTGGATGTTCTGCTGGATTCCGCGGCTTCCGGGTGGAACACGGTGGAGAGGGAGGGCATCTCCATCTCCCACCCTGCGCGGTTCATCCTCATTGGGTccggtaacccggaggaaggcgaGCTCCGGCCGCAGCTGCTGGACCGGTTCGGGATGCACGCGCAGGTCGGCACGGTCAGGGACGCGGAGCTGAGGGTGAAGATTGTGGAGGAGAGGGCTCGGTTCGACAAGGACCCGAAAACGTTCCGGCAGTCCTACTTGGAGGAGCAAGGGAAGCTCCAGGACCAGATCACATCCGCTCGGAGCAACCTCGGTTCTGTGCAGCTCGACCATGATCTCCGGGTTAAGATATCCCAGGTGTGTTCTGAGCTGAATGTGGATGGGCTGAGAGGAGACATTGTCACTAACAGGGCTGCCAAGGCGTTGGCTGCCCTAAAGGGAAGGGACATCGTGACAGTGGAGGACATTGCCACCGTGATTCCCAACTGTTTGAGGCATCGGCTCCGTAAAGACCCACTCGAATCGATCGACTCGGGCTTGCTTGTAGTTGAGAAGTTTTATGAAGTCTTTGGCTAG
- the LOC123153713 gene encoding citrate-binding protein-like — protein sequence MPLLLILLLALSCATHGANAAGCDPTTGFITVPLTDAQLPVQSPYDVPLDQRYELVNGMRRMWVYCTDKPHSPASHTRPRTEIRHQNYSSGVWQFKGYTYVPSGTTGVSIMKVFGAAKHATTLMLHVYGGALVYYDDWTRVVDRSIYDRWFRLNVIHDVGGAGTLTMFIDGQERLRVAGRGGDIHYFKFGVYTQTAPSHLLESRWRDVRLFTKEAY from the exons ATGccgctcctcctcatcctcctcctggcACTGTCATGCGCCACGCACGGCGCCAACGCCGCGGGGTGCGACCCCACCACCGGCTTCATCACCGTGCCACTCACTGATGCGCAGCTCCCGGTGCAGAGTCCATACGACGTGCCGCTGGATCAGCGATACGAGCTCGTGAATGGCATGCGGCGGATGTGGGTGTACTGTACTGACAAGCCTCATAGCCCAGCCAGCCACACCCGGCCACGAACAGAGATCCGCCAC CAAAACTACAGCTCCGGCGTGTGGCAGTTCAAGGGGTACACCTACGTGCCCTCGGGCACGACGGGGGTGTCCATCATGAAGGTGTTCGGCGCGGCGAAGCACGCGACGACGCTCATGCTGCACGTCTACGGCGGCGCGCTGGTGTACTACGACGACTGGACGCGGGTGGTAGACCGCAGCATCTACGACCGGTGGTTCAGGCTCAACGTGATTCACGACGTCGGCGGCGCAGGGACGCTCACCATGTTCATCGACGGCCAGGAGCGGCTGCGTGTAGCGGGGCGCGGCGGCGACATACACTACTTCAAGTTCGGGGTGTACACTCAGACGGCCCCCTCGCACCTCCTGGAGTCGCGGTGGAGAGACGTCAGGCTCTTCACCAAGGAAGCTTATTGA